The Clostridia bacterium genomic interval TTACTCGACCTGGTTTAACCACCGCTACCCAAGCTTCGGGTGTGCCTTTACCACCACCCATTCTAGTTTCTGCAGGCTTAGCGGTTACCGGTTTATGAGGGAAAATTTTTATCCAGACTTTACCACCCCGCTGTACAAAACGAGTCATGGCTACACGAGCTGCCTCGATTTGACGATTAGATATCCAAGAAGGCTCTAAAGCCTGTAACCCATATTCTCCATGTGTAACCTTATTACCGCGAGTCGCTTTGCCTTTCATAACCCCGCGATGTGGTTTACGCCATTTAATTTTCTTAGGTTGTAACATCAGCACCCTCCTCCTTCCTGTTTCCTACCTCAGGAAGTATCTCACCTTTATAAATCCAAACCTTAACCCCTATTTTGCCATAGGTTGTATTGGCTTCGGCAAAACCATAATCAATATCTGCACGCAAAGTATGAAGGGGTACTTTTCCCTCACTGTACCATTCTGTACGGGCAATTTCTGCTCCTCCCAAA includes:
- the rplP gene encoding 50S ribosomal protein L16; the encoded protein is MLQPKKIKWRKPHRGVMKGKATRGNKVTHGEYGLQALEPSWISNRQIEAARVAMTRFVQRGGKVWIKIFPHKPVTAKPAETRMGGGKGTPEAWVAVVKPGRVMFEIAGVEEKMAREALRLAAHKLPIKTRIVKREEVGGKADES